The segment AACGCCTTTCTGCACATGAATGCTGTGATTAAAATAAACAAAGTCGGGAAGATCATGGACACGGTTCCATGCAATAGGTTTTCCTGTTTGAAAACTCGCGCGCACCGGTTCTAAAATCGGAGCATCACTCCAAACTTGTGAGTGACACGTCATACAAGTCTCTGTGGATGGCATTCCAGCGAAAGCCACTTTTTCTACGGTTGTATGACAATAACGACAGTCAATTCCTAGCCCGCTAACATGATGCTCATGACTAAAAGGGACCGGTTGTTCGAGCACGACATTAACGCGCGTCCAATAAGGCGAACGATAATTAACATACCAAATCCATATTAAAAAAGAAAGAAACGCAACTCCTCCAATCAGGCTCACTTTCGCGATCACGTTCGTGTAAGGCAAAAAAATTTGCGCCATAATTCCTTTTGTTAATTTTGAAAAACCGTTTGGAACAACGAAAAACGAAAGACTACCTTTTACTTACTTAAATTTGAACAATGTCAAGCGAACCTCATAAAATGAGTTCATTTGCACAAAATGCGGTTTGAATTAAAATACAATCAGACTTTGCGGCGTTCTCACAAAAAATTATACAAAGGAATTCTTATGACCATGACAGCAGCAGATGTCTTAATCGAAACGCTTAT is part of the Verrucomicrobiia bacterium genome and harbors:
- a CDS encoding cytochrome c family protein produces the protein MAQIFLPYTNVIAKVSLIGGVAFLSFLIWIWYVNYRSPYWTRVNVVLEQPVPFSHEHHVSGLGIDCRYCHTTVEKVAFAGMPSTETCMTCHSQVWSDAPILEPVRASFQTGKPIAWNRVHDLPDFVYFNHSIHVQKGVSCVNCHGRVDRMPLISQQNNLYMKWCLDCHRSPQKQIRPREEIFNFDWNSQSLSTAEAKNLVKSYHINVNQLTDCILCHR